In Geobacter anodireducens, a genomic segment contains:
- a CDS encoding histidine kinase yields the protein MGNILIVDDDRSFSQFLKKYIRQCFPALRVHTCSDPVRALGLIRKGDVDLLLVDYEMPVMDGEKVVRYACQVGMDRNRIIVLSSRDADYLHQHFPLGTCLAVMNKYEAGQKAVLDMVLGSLQRKTSEAVCR from the coding sequence ATGGGAAACATCCTGATCGTTGATGATGACAGATCGTTTTCGCAGTTTCTGAAAAAGTACATCCGGCAGTGCTTTCCCGCGCTGCGCGTGCATACCTGCTCTGATCCCGTCCGGGCCCTCGGACTCATCAGGAAGGGGGATGTGGATCTCCTCCTCGTGGATTACGAGATGCCGGTCATGGATGGGGAAAAGGTGGTTCGCTATGCCTGCCAGGTGGGCATGGACCGGAACAGGATCATCGTCTTGTCGAGCCGTGATGCGGACTACCTGCACCAGCACTTTCCCCTGGGAACCTGCCTGGCGGTCATGAACAAGTACGAGGCCGGCCAGAAGGCAGTGCTCGACATGGTATTGGGATCACTGCAGCGCAAGACGTCGGAAGCGGTATGCCGGTGA
- a CDS encoding ABC transporter substrate-binding protein: MAFRKPFIALACMLCLCCGASSAFAAGKLVAAVLTSDMERYRDAYRSFLKALAARGYEEGAVEVVTQTPNPDPISWANSVRKFDAIKPDLLVTFGAPATLAAKQETSGIPVVFVDVYGPVETGISRSMSQTGGSLCGVSSKVPVATLIRAMGDIRPIRVLGVLYNTREAGSILQLKEVKRVAAQQGFAVVEANVPSAAGLDTALTYLLGRADCLFVSESSVIGKGFDRIVRKATDARVAVISLTPGSSERGALVSLEISPTEQGQLAADYASKILSGRRPGEFPVYTPRKVDLVLNMGVARTLDLHVPFKALSAATRVIK; encoded by the coding sequence ATGGCGTTCAGAAAACCGTTCATAGCACTCGCGTGCATGCTCTGCCTCTGTTGCGGCGCGTCGTCGGCGTTCGCGGCGGGCAAGCTGGTGGCTGCCGTTCTGACCAGCGACATGGAGCGTTACCGTGATGCATACCGTTCGTTCCTCAAGGCCCTGGCGGCAAGGGGGTATGAGGAGGGGGCCGTGGAAGTGGTAACGCAGACGCCCAACCCCGATCCCATCTCCTGGGCGAACAGTGTGCGGAAATTCGATGCCATCAAGCCCGATCTTCTCGTGACGTTCGGCGCTCCCGCCACCCTTGCCGCCAAGCAGGAAACCAGCGGCATTCCCGTTGTGTTCGTGGACGTCTACGGGCCGGTCGAAACCGGCATCTCGCGCAGCATGTCCCAGACGGGGGGAAGCCTTTGCGGAGTCAGTTCCAAGGTGCCCGTGGCAACCCTCATCAGGGCCATGGGCGATATCCGGCCCATCAGGGTGCTGGGCGTTCTCTACAATACCCGGGAAGCCGGCTCCATCCTCCAGCTCAAGGAGGTCAAGCGTGTGGCTGCCCAGCAGGGGTTCGCGGTTGTCGAGGCGAACGTTCCGTCCGCCGCGGGGCTCGATACGGCGCTTACCTATCTGCTCGGCCGCGCTGACTGCCTTTTTGTCTCCGAGAGTTCGGTGATCGGCAAGGGGTTCGACCGCATCGTCCGGAAAGCCACGGACGCACGGGTGGCGGTCATCTCTCTTACGCCAGGCTCTTCTGAGCGGGGGGCGCTGGTTTCCCTCGAAATCAGCCCGACCGAACAGGGGCAACTGGCGGCGGATTACGCATCCAAGATACTTTCCGGCCGAAGGCCGGGAGAGTTCCCCGTTTACACGCCGCGCAAGGTTGACTTGGTGCTCAACATGGGAGTTGCCAGAACGCTGGATCTCCATGTACCATTCAAAGCACTGAGCGCAGCCACACGAGTGATCAAGTAG
- a CDS encoding ABC transporter ATP-binding protein, with the protein MDSAHDGEGLFHKLMHGLAPSFFQKEGCDCRVDLTDTRGVSIRIENLNKHFGEKHVLKDVNLAINAGETFCIIGPSGTGKSVLLRHIVKLERPDSGEIFIDGHPVFVNRGKDTPSDYRYSMVFQSSALFNSLTVGENVGLWLREKRICKEQRIREIIREKLAMVGLENTEQLKTSELSGGMKKRVAIARSLAMNPDLILYDEPTAELDPVTTDELANTILRLKETTKNTTIIVTHDLNFALYVSDRIAMMHDGGIVDVGTPAEIKASQNPIVRGFIYTTTKGIKGE; encoded by the coding sequence ATGGATTCGGCACACGATGGCGAAGGGCTCTTTCATAAGCTGATGCACGGTCTTGCCCCCTCCTTTTTCCAGAAAGAGGGGTGCGATTGCCGGGTTGACCTGACCGATACCCGCGGGGTTTCCATCCGGATCGAGAACCTCAACAAGCACTTCGGCGAGAAACATGTCCTGAAGGATGTCAATCTGGCCATCAACGCGGGGGAGACCTTCTGCATCATCGGTCCGTCCGGAACCGGCAAGAGCGTTCTCCTGCGCCATATCGTCAAGCTGGAGCGACCTGACAGCGGAGAGATTTTCATCGACGGCCATCCGGTCTTCGTCAACAGGGGAAAGGATACGCCGAGCGACTACCGCTACAGCATGGTGTTCCAGTCGTCGGCCCTGTTCAACTCCCTGACCGTGGGCGAGAACGTGGGGCTCTGGCTGCGCGAGAAGCGTATCTGCAAGGAACAGCGCATCCGGGAGATCATCCGCGAAAAGCTGGCCATGGTGGGGCTGGAGAATACCGAGCAGCTCAAGACGTCGGAGCTGTCGGGCGGCATGAAGAAACGGGTCGCCATTGCCCGGTCCCTGGCCATGAACCCCGACCTCATCCTGTATGACGAGCCGACGGCGGAGCTGGATCCCGTGACCACCGACGAACTGGCGAACACCATCCTGAGGCTGAAGGAAACGACGAAAAACACCACCATAATCGTGACTCACGATCTGAACTTCGCCCTTTATGTCTCAGACCGCATCGCCATGATGCACGACGGCGGGATCGTCGACGTGGGCACCCCCGCCGAGATAAAGGCAAGCCAGAACCCGATTGTGAGGGGGTTCATCTACACGACCACCAAGGGGATCAAGGGCGAATGA
- a CDS encoding histone deacetylase, with protein sequence MPARTALIYSNDFARFSYGDDHPFKIQRFLLAFELMRAYGLMELPDASTLDCPRATEEALLTFHSPDYLDRLREFSESDDARADFRYGLGDLDNPVFRGLYDWARLGAGGTIEAARLVAEEGYDIAFNLAGGWHHAHRAKASGFSYLNDAVVAINLLLEKGLRVAYLDIDAHHGDGVQEAFYDTDRVLTISIHESGMYFFPGTGFEGETGTGAGTGYSVNIPLVAHADDALFMKAFDEVAFPLLAAYNPDVLVTQLGADTFRTDPLTRLEVTTHSYTYILRKLKALGIPWVAVGGGGYNLVNVARAWTLAWGVMNGVELPPRLPDSFVSIIGRLGYPNRMLLDAMHWAQEDDRNQALDAVEHSIALIRKTIFPVIIGSYGETSGE encoded by the coding sequence TTGCCAGCCAGAACAGCCCTCATATACTCGAACGATTTCGCCCGGTTCAGCTATGGCGACGACCATCCGTTCAAGATTCAGCGTTTTCTCCTCGCCTTCGAGCTCATGCGCGCCTATGGCCTCATGGAGCTTCCGGACGCCAGCACCCTCGACTGTCCCCGGGCCACGGAAGAGGCGCTGCTCACCTTTCACTCCCCCGACTATCTCGATCGTCTCAGGGAATTCAGCGAGTCGGACGATGCCCGCGCTGATTTCCGGTACGGTCTCGGCGATCTGGACAACCCGGTTTTCCGGGGGCTCTACGACTGGGCCCGGCTGGGTGCCGGAGGGACCATCGAGGCGGCCCGGCTGGTTGCCGAGGAGGGCTACGACATCGCCTTCAACCTCGCGGGGGGGTGGCATCATGCCCATCGGGCCAAGGCCTCGGGATTTTCCTATCTGAACGACGCGGTCGTGGCCATCAACCTGCTCCTGGAAAAGGGCCTGCGGGTGGCGTACCTCGATATCGACGCCCACCACGGCGACGGCGTGCAGGAAGCGTTCTACGATACGGACCGGGTCCTGACCATTTCGATTCACGAGAGCGGCATGTACTTTTTCCCCGGCACCGGTTTCGAGGGGGAAACCGGCACCGGCGCGGGCACGGGGTATTCGGTCAATATCCCGCTTGTGGCCCACGCCGACGATGCGCTTTTCATGAAGGCCTTCGACGAAGTGGCGTTTCCGCTTCTCGCCGCCTATAATCCCGATGTCCTCGTGACCCAACTGGGCGCCGACACCTTCCGTACCGATCCCCTCACGCGGCTTGAGGTGACGACTCACAGCTACACCTATATTCTGCGCAAGCTCAAGGCGCTCGGCATTCCCTGGGTTGCCGTGGGAGGGGGCGGATACAACCTGGTCAACGTGGCCAGGGCCTGGACCCTTGCCTGGGGTGTGATGAACGGGGTCGAGCTGCCGCCGCGGCTGCCGGATTCGTTCGTGTCGATTATCGGCCGGCTCGGCTATCCCAACAGGATGCTCCTCGATGCCATGCACTGGGCCCAGGAGGACGACCGCAACCAGGCCCTGGATGCGGTGGAGCACAGCATAGCCCTCATCCGGAAGACGATTTTCCCGGTGATCATCGGTTCCTATGGCGAGACTTCCGGGGAATGA